A region from the Mesorhizobium shangrilense genome encodes:
- a CDS encoding S1C family serine protease, producing the protein MALAAQKFQTDDTLADGTLLDAYSTTVADAVDRIGPAVCRIERIGGQGGHGSGFVIAPDGLVVTNFHVVGDAKTVRVSMPDGASSEGRVLGRDPDTDIALVRADGSFADVAPLGDSKRLRRGQIAIAIGNPLGFEWTVTSGVVSALGRSMRASTGRLIDDVIQTDAALNPGNSGGPLVSSAGEVIGVNTAMIHGAQGIAFAVASNTANFVISEIIRFGRVRRAFIGVSADTTNLPRRAALLSQVSTSTAVRLRSVEKDGPAAKAGLKEGDIIAAIDGRPVTGVDDLVRMLDAERIGRETLCTVVRRTGVSQVTVTPVARS; encoded by the coding sequence ATGGCCCTCGCCGCACAGAAATTTCAAACCGATGACACACTGGCCGACGGCACATTGCTTGACGCCTATTCGACGACGGTGGCCGACGCCGTCGATCGCATTGGCCCTGCCGTCTGCCGCATCGAGCGCATCGGCGGCCAGGGCGGCCATGGCTCCGGCTTCGTCATCGCGCCGGACGGGCTGGTCGTCACCAATTTCCATGTCGTGGGTGACGCCAAGACGGTGCGCGTCTCGATGCCGGATGGCGCCTCCAGCGAGGGCCGCGTGCTCGGCCGTGATCCCGACACCGACATCGCACTGGTGCGCGCCGACGGCAGCTTTGCCGATGTGGCGCCGCTCGGCGATTCCAAACGGCTCAGGCGCGGCCAGATAGCCATCGCCATCGGCAATCCGCTTGGCTTCGAATGGACGGTCACTTCGGGCGTCGTGTCGGCTCTCGGCCGCTCGATGCGCGCCTCGACCGGCCGGCTGATCGACGACGTCATCCAGACCGACGCGGCGCTCAACCCCGGCAATTCCGGCGGGCCGCTGGTGTCCTCGGCCGGCGAGGTCATCGGCGTCAACACCGCCATGATCCACGGCGCGCAAGGCATCGCTTTCGCGGTCGCCTCCAACACCGCCAATTTCGTCATTTCGGAGATCATCCGCTTCGGCCGCGTGCGCCGCGCCTTCATCGGCGTGTCGGCCGACACCACCAATCTGCCGCGTCGCGCCGCCCTGCTTTCGCAAGTGTCGACCAGCACGGCGGTGCGGCTGCGCAGCGTCGAGAAGGACGGCCCGGCGGCCAAGGCTGGCCTGAAGGAAGGCGACATCATTGCCGCAATAGACGGACGCCCGGTGACCGGCGTCGACGATCTCGTGCGCATGCTCGACGCCGAACGCATCGGCCGCGAGACACTGTGCACCGTGGTGCGCCGCACCGGCGTCAGCCAGGTGACGGTGACGCCGGTGGCGCGAAGCTGA
- a CDS encoding S1C family serine protease produces the protein MSDFNLNAFSQAIADLAAKAAPATASLATHHHRTASAFHWSDGYFVTAEEAVEAGEEIELTLASGETVKAELVGRDPSTGVALLKPATGSSAPSLAKADAVRPGNIAIAIGSSQGLALAVSGSVGEVGPAWRSMRGGTIDRRINLAVGAGGRFEGGPVLDAKGALIGMLLFGPRGRALVMPYETIERAVATLREKGHVARGYLGAGLHPVRDRDAHGAMVMSLDENGPAKAAGLSLGDIIVSWNGEAVHGPRDLIRRLGPDSAGVSVTLGVVRGGEQRDVTLTIGEKPLS, from the coding sequence ATGAGCGACTTCAACCTGAATGCGTTTTCGCAGGCCATCGCCGACCTCGCCGCCAAGGCTGCGCCGGCAACGGCGAGCTTGGCCACGCATCATCATCGCACAGCCAGCGCCTTCCATTGGAGCGACGGCTATTTCGTCACCGCCGAAGAGGCTGTCGAGGCCGGCGAGGAGATCGAGCTGACGCTGGCTTCGGGCGAGACGGTGAAGGCCGAGCTGGTCGGCCGCGATCCTTCGACGGGCGTTGCCCTGCTGAAGCCGGCAACTGGCTCAAGCGCTCCGTCGCTTGCCAAGGCCGACGCGGTACGGCCCGGCAATATCGCCATCGCCATCGGCAGCAGCCAGGGTTTGGCGCTGGCCGTGTCGGGTTCGGTCGGCGAAGTCGGTCCGGCCTGGCGCTCGATGCGCGGCGGCACGATCGACCGGCGCATCAATCTGGCTGTTGGCGCCGGTGGCCGTTTCGAGGGTGGTCCGGTGCTCGACGCCAAGGGTGCGCTGATCGGCATGCTCTTGTTTGGGCCGCGTGGCCGTGCGCTGGTCATGCCCTACGAGACGATCGAGCGCGCGGTGGCGACATTGCGCGAAAAGGGTCATGTCGCGCGCGGCTATCTCGGCGCCGGCCTGCATCCGGTGCGCGACCGCGACGCGCATGGCGCGATGGTGATGAGCCTCGACGAGAACGGCCCGGCCAAGGCCGCCGGTCTCTCGCTTGGCGACATCATCGTCTCGTGGAATGGCGAGGCCGTGCACGGCCCGCGCGACCTGATCCGCAGGCTCGGGCCAGACAGCGCCGGGGTTTCGGTAACCCTTGGCGTGGTGCGTGGCGGCGAACAGCGCGATGTGACATTGACCATCGGCGAAAAGCCGCTGAGCTGA